One genomic segment of [Phormidium] sp. ETS-05 includes these proteins:
- a CDS encoding SDR family oxidoreductase, whose product MRDKVVVVVGATGGIGSALTRLLAPQGTKLVLAGRNSDKLANLTAELPGTEVLSVPTDITNPQQVQTLMQKAADRFGGIDILANCAGAGIMKQFNKLDPADLDAMLDVNLKGSFYTSQAAANWMKDRKAGHICNVVGILGKHSMAMATAYCASKFGLVGLSKCMAEELRRYGIKVTLFYFGGVDTPFWDKASLKVDRAKMLSAETAAQAIMFALTAEPQAVPLEINIQPDSHLFF is encoded by the coding sequence ATGCGGGATAAAGTCGTCGTAGTGGTAGGGGCCACCGGGGGTATCGGTTCAGCTTTGACAAGACTGCTGGCACCACAGGGAACCAAATTAGTCCTCGCCGGACGCAATAGCGACAAACTGGCAAATTTAACCGCCGAGTTACCAGGGACCGAGGTGCTGTCAGTCCCCACAGATATCACCAACCCGCAACAAGTCCAAACACTGATGCAAAAAGCAGCGGACCGCTTCGGCGGTATCGACATATTGGCGAACTGCGCTGGTGCGGGAATTATGAAGCAATTTAATAAACTGGACCCCGCCGACTTAGACGCCATGCTCGATGTCAACCTCAAAGGCAGTTTCTACACCAGCCAAGCGGCAGCCAATTGGATGAAGGACCGCAAGGCGGGACATATCTGCAACGTGGTGGGAATTTTGGGCAAACACTCGATGGCAATGGCAACCGCCTACTGCGCCTCCAAGTTTGGCTTGGTGGGGTTGAGCAAGTGTATGGCGGAGGAGTTGCGCCGCTATGGCATTAAGGTAACGCTATTTTATTTTGGCGGCGTGGATACCCCATTTTGGGATAAAGCCAGTTTAAAGGTGGACAGAGCCAAGATGCTGAGCGCAGAAACGGCGGCGCAAGCTATTATGTTTGCCCTCACCGCCGAACCCCAAGCGGTCCCCCTAGAAATCAACATCCAACCGGACAGCCACCTATTTTTCTAA